A region from the Benincasa hispida cultivar B227 chromosome 8, ASM972705v1, whole genome shotgun sequence genome encodes:
- the LOC120083670 gene encoding F-box/kelch-repeat protein At1g74510-like has protein sequence MLEGPSYLISRDLPSSCEQESKWVYNTFRVIELTDKKHHLEDMEQPSAKKSCKLIDDANNGGEDLELLAPLVDDQDKQHCGGEQSDSGSLIHQLGRDMSINCLLYCSRSEYGSIALLNRGFRSLITSGELYKLRRQMGIIEHWIYFSCSLLEWDAYDPNSNRWMRLPIMASNECFMSSDKESLAVGTELLVFGKETMSQAIYRYSILNNTWSSGMNMNTPRFLFGSASLGEVAILAGGCDPKGNLLNSAELYNSETGTWVTLPRMNKARKMCSAVFLEGKFYVIGGTGAGNTNLTCGEEYDLKTRTWREIPNMYPGRDAGDGAAVSVAAVEAPPLVAVVNDNLYAADYAHREVKRYDKARKVWVAVGRLPERVVSTNGWGLAFRACGDRLIVIGGPRALGGRMIEIYSWAPDQGQLHWGVLASRQLGNFVYNCAVMGC, from the coding sequence ATGTTGGAGGGTCCATCTTATCTCATCTCAAGGGACTTGCCTAGCTCTTGCGAACAAGAGAGCAAATGGGTTTACAATACTTTCCGTGTGATAGAGCTGACGGATAAGAAGCATCACTTAGAAGATATGGAACAACCTTCAGCAAAAAAGTCATGCAAGTTGATAGATGATGCTAACAATGGAGGGGAAGATTTAGAGCTTCTAGCACCCTTAGTTGACGATCAGGATAAGCAGCATTGCGGTGGAGAACAGTCGGATTCAGGTTCGTTGATCCACCAGCTTGGTCGGGACATGTCAATTAATTGTCTCCTCTACTGCTCAAGATCAGAATATGGCTCAATCGCCTTATTGAATCGGGGCTTCCGATCTCTTATTACGAGTGGTGAACTTTATAAACTACGGAGGCAGATGGGCATCATTGAACATTGGATTTATTTCTCCTGTAGCCTTCTTGAATGGGATGCATACGATCCAAACTCTAACCGATGGATGCGTTTGCCTATAATGGCATCAAATGAATGTTTCATGTCATCTGACAAGGAGTCCTTGGCTGTTGGGACTGAACTTCTTGTTTTTGGGAAGGAAACAATGTCCCAAGCTATATATAGATACAGTATTTTAAATAACACATGGTCATCTGGGATGAATATGAATACACCCAGGTTTCTGTTTGGTTCTGCTAGTCTTGGTGAAGTTGCAATACTAGCTGGTGGTTGTGACCCAAAAGGGAATCTCCTGAACTCAGCTGAGCTTTATAATTCTGAGACAGGAACTTGGGTCACTCTTCCTAGAATGAATAAAGCGAGGAAAATGTGCTCTGCAGTATTTCTTGAGGGAAAGTTCTACGTGATTGGCGGAACTGGGGCAGGTAACACAAATCTTACTTGTGGTGAAGAATATGATTTGAAGACTCGGACGTGGCGTGAGATACCTAATATGTACCCAGGGCGAGATGCTGGTGATGGGGCTGCTGTGTCAGTTGCTGCAGTTGAGGCACCTCCTTTGGTTGCAGTTGTAAATGATAATTTGTATGCTGCAGATTATGCACATAGGGAGGTCAAAAGATATGACAAGGCAAGAAAAGTGTGGGTGGCTGTAGGTCGATTGCCCGAGCGTGTGGTCTCAACAAATGGTTGGGGGTTGGCATTTAGGGCTTGCGGAGATCGACTAATCGTCATTGGTGGACCGAGGGCTTTAGGTGGACGTATGATTGAGATATACTCTTGGGCCCCAGATCAAGGCCAGCTGCATTGGGGTGTGCTTGCCAGCAGGCAGTTAGGTAATTTTGTGTATAACTGTGCAGTCATGGGATGCTGA
- the LOC120083702 gene encoding transcription factor PRE5-like: MGQALIATYLPPFLFKTSLFPSLKHHSFFALSNFFICFLSFMASSKLADDDLQNLVFKLQTLLPHLNRKPDNDSAVSVSATDILKETCDYIKKLQREVDDLSERLWKQLDSMGVDLEMVKDLILLS; the protein is encoded by the exons ATGGGCCAGGCTCTGATTGCAACTTATCTTCCTCCCTTTTTATTTAAAACCTCACTCTTCCCCTCCCTAAAACACCATTCCTTTTTTGCTCTTTCCAActtttttatttgctttctttCATTCATGGCTTCCTCCAAATTAGCCGATGACGACCTTCAAAATCTCGTCTTCAAATTGCAAACTTTGCTCCCTCACCTCAATCGTAAGCCCGACAACGACTCTGCGGTATCG GTATCCGCGACGGATATATTGAAGGAGACGTGTgattatataaagaaattgCAGAGGGAGGTGGATGATTTAAGTGAGAGGCTATGGAAGCAGCTGGATTCAATGGGTGTTGACTTAGAGATGGTTAAAGATCTTATTCTTCTTAGTTAA
- the LOC120084155 gene encoding pectinesterase 3, translating into MDQIKALKGYGKVTHLELEDQVPPPSKTPNHKSLRLTAAISAVVLTALIIALIIVAYIHNPTTGNKSPNSADTIKIVCNVTRYPNSCFTSIFSLNSSPEPDPELILKLSLQVSLNELSNMSRSLKTLAAEGDGGAALKDCESQIEDAISEVNDSVAEMESGAGEKTLTESKIGNIQTWMSSAMTDQESCLEGLEEMDSTSFQEVKTRMKKSIEYVSNSLAIVANIHVILANFDMPLH; encoded by the coding sequence ATGGATCAAATCAAAGCTCTCAAAGGCTATGGCAAAGTGACTCACCTCGAGCTCGAAGATCAAGTCCCTCCGCCGTCCAAAACCCCCAACCACAAATCTCTCCGCCTCACAGCCGCCATCTCCGCCGTCGTCCTCACCGCTCTCATCATCGCTTTGATCATCGTAGCCTACATCCACAACCCCACCACCGGCAACAAATCACCCAATTCGGCCGACACAATCAAAATCGTCTGTAACGTAACTCGTTACCCTAATTCCTGCTTCACCTcaatattttctctcaattcctCTCCAGAACCCGATCCCGAACTCATTTTGAAGCTCTCTCTCCAAGTTTCCCTCAACGAACTCTCGAATATGTCCCGATCGCTAAAAACCCTAGCCGCAGAGGGCGACGGGGGAGCAGCTTTGAAGGACTGCGAGAGCCAAATCGAAGACGCAATTAGTGAAGTGAATGACTCGGTGGCAGAAATGGAATCCGGCGCCGGAGAAAAGACGTTGACGGAGAGTAAGATCGGAAACATTCAGACGTGGATGAGCAGTGCGATGACGGACCAAGAGAGTTGTTTGGAGGGACTGGAGGAGATGGATTCGACGTCGTTTCAAGAGGTGAAGACGAGGATGAAAAAGTCTATTGAATACGTGAGCAACAGCCTGGCCATTGTCGCTAATATCCACGTCATTCTTGCGAATTTTGATATGCCACttcactaa